A window of Thermodesulfovibrionales bacterium contains these coding sequences:
- the cbiE gene encoding precorrin-6y C5,15-methyltransferase (decarboxylating) subunit CbiE, with protein MAEKIYIIGIGYKPLDKRAREIIMNSSIILVSSRLYDVFKEYDEFGAVKERIEVINDVDETIEFIRARLEKCWSKNKNDFRSSDVKNFRAMVLLASGDPMFFGIGRRAVNEFGKEMVEIIPDLSSIQIAFSRIKEPWDDALLMSLHGGTEKKRRLPCEIEDIPFLLDRYNKIAILTDRENNPAKIASVLKPFSKLKVCVCERLGYEDERIIEGTPAELEELSYREPNIVLILRGEDSEAVPSILFGIREDHLSHSKGLITKDEVRAVAIHKLRLPREGILWDIGAGSGSISIESGRLSEGLRIFAVEKDDEQISHILRNKEKFHVRNLEIIKGEAPDVLRGLPFPDRVFIGGSGGRLTEIIGFIDKLGFSGIMVINATTMETLESALNRLRELNYYLDLTQIQISRLRPLGNKHHLLSQNPVFIITAEKLKSDL; from the coding sequence GTGGCAGAAAAGATATACATTATCGGTATTGGATATAAGCCCCTTGATAAAAGGGCAAGAGAGATTATAATGAATTCTTCAATAATCCTTGTCTCATCCAGGCTTTATGATGTATTTAAAGAATATGATGAGTTTGGAGCTGTTAAGGAAAGGATTGAGGTTATTAATGATGTTGATGAGACAATAGAATTCATCAGGGCAAGATTAGAGAAATGCTGGAGTAAAAACAAAAATGATTTCCGATCTTCAGATGTTAAAAACTTCCGAGCTATGGTCCTTCTCGCCTCAGGAGACCCTATGTTCTTTGGCATTGGAAGAAGAGCAGTCAATGAATTTGGAAAAGAGATGGTCGAGATTATTCCAGACCTTTCGAGCATACAGATAGCCTTTTCAAGGATTAAAGAGCCATGGGATGATGCCCTCTTAATGAGCCTCCATGGAGGCACTGAAAAGAAAAGAAGACTTCCATGCGAGATAGAGGATATCCCTTTCCTGCTTGATAGATATAACAAGATTGCAATCCTTACAGATAGGGAAAACAATCCAGCAAAGATAGCTTCAGTTCTTAAGCCTTTCAGTAAACTGAAAGTCTGCGTCTGCGAAAGACTTGGCTATGAGGATGAAAGGATTATAGAAGGTACTCCTGCTGAGCTAGAAGAACTTTCTTACAGAGAGCCAAATATCGTTCTAATTTTAAGAGGTGAGGATTCAGAGGCAGTACCTTCCATATTATTCGGAATAAGGGAAGACCATTTATCACATTCAAAAGGTTTGATAACAAAGGATGAGGTTCGGGCAGTTGCAATTCATAAATTAAGACTTCCAAGGGAAGGCATTCTCTGGGATATAGGTGCTGGTTCAGGTTCTATATCTATTGAGTCCGGAAGACTTTCAGAAGGGCTTAGGATTTTTGCTGTTGAGAAAGACGATGAACAGATCAGTCATATACTAAGAAATAAAGAGAAATTTCATGTCAGGAATCTGGAGATAATAAAGGGTGAGGCACCTGATGTGCTAAGAGGACTTCCCTTTCCTGATAGGGTCTTCATAGGTGGAAGTGGAGGAAGACTCACTGAGATAATTGGATTCATAGATAAACTCGGTTTTTCCGGTATCATGGTGATAAATGCTACAACCATGGAGACACTGGAGTCTGCCTTAAACAGGCTAAGAGAGCTAAATTATTATTTAGATTTAACCCAGATACAGATATCGAGACTCAGGCCTCTCGGGAATAAACATCACCTTTTATCACAGAATCCTGTTTTTATAATTACAGCGGAAAAATTAAAATCAGATTTATAA
- the cobF gene encoding precorrin-6A synthase (deacetylating), whose amino-acid sequence MKKIYLIGIGTGNPEHLTIQAIKALKETDTFFIFQKESEKNKDLIKLRKEILKKYLPDREHRIIMAKIPERKKGGKDLGVYRERVDTWRREKAEILSDLINKELHDNGKGAILIWGDPSLYDGHIEILEYILKKGMSHFEYEVIPGITSIQVLAAKHRIPLNFTGDSIHITTGRGLRENRPEDIKNSVVLLDNYLTYRNLVDSELHIYWGAYLGTEKEILISGRLKEVIDEIIKVRNEAKKTNGWIMETYILRAEKK is encoded by the coding sequence ATGAAGAAGATATATCTCATAGGCATAGGCACAGGAAATCCAGAACATCTGACGATTCAGGCTATAAAGGCACTTAAAGAGACCGATACCTTTTTTATCTTTCAGAAGGAGTCAGAAAAAAATAAAGACCTCATTAAACTCAGGAAAGAGATACTAAAAAAATACCTGCCTGATCGAGAACACAGGATAATAATGGCAAAGATCCCTGAGAGAAAAAAGGGTGGAAAGGATTTAGGTGTGTACAGAGAAAGGGTTGATACATGGAGAAGGGAAAAGGCAGAGATTCTGTCTGATTTGATAAATAAAGAATTGCATGATAATGGAAAGGGTGCTATATTGATCTGGGGTGATCCTTCCCTCTATGATGGTCACATTGAGATACTTGAATACATACTTAAGAAGGGAATGTCTCATTTTGAATATGAGGTCATTCCCGGGATAACAAGTATCCAGGTTCTGGCAGCAAAACACAGGATTCCACTGAATTTCACAGGAGATAGCATACATATAACTACAGGCAGGGGACTCAGGGAGAATAGGCCTGAGGATATTAAAAACTCTGTGGTCCTTCTCGATAATTATCTTACCTATAGAAATCTTGTTGATTCAGAACTTCATATCTACTGGGGCGCCTATCTCGGCACAGAAAAAGAGATACTTATCTCAGGCAGGCTGAAGGAAGTCATCGATGAGATCATAAAGGTAAGGAATGAGGCAAAAAAGACAAATGGCTGGATAATGGAAACATATATCCTCAGAGCAGAAAAGAAGTAG